The proteins below are encoded in one region of Mycobacterium pseudokansasii:
- a CDS encoding molybdopterin-dependent oxidoreductase, with amino-acid sequence MIAGVATAAVSLGVAQLVGIPFGARADARTAIGSTVVDLTPGPVKEWAIATLGALDKLFLAVVVLVVIATIAAIAGTLETQRRPLGSAVIAAAGVLGCVAVLSRQGTSALDTIPTVAGAACGVATLRLLARRFGPGPEKPDQPDAGRRSLVVFGFLGFGVVTGVVGAVITRLVHSVAADRNSFALPRPRTPAPPIPADVQPNGVALPNFVTASADFYRVDTALSVPQLSHGDWRLHIHGMVDRETTYSFADLARFDVVETVTTLTCVSNPVGGKLISTGIWTGYRLADLLAAAGVHADADMVLSTSIDGFTAGTPVAALTDGRAALLAVGLNGQPLPIEHGYPARLVVPGLYGYVSATKWVVDMELTRFDRAKAYWTRHGWAARAPIKTESRIDVPKSGQRVPQGPVVFGGVAWAQIRGVRAVEVRINDGAWQPAHQGASYSNATWRLWSFPWQAKNPGKHTITVRATDNTGAVQTADQADPVPDGATGWHTVAFTVV; translated from the coding sequence ATGATCGCCGGCGTCGCCACCGCGGCCGTCTCGCTTGGAGTGGCCCAGCTGGTGGGCATCCCGTTCGGTGCACGAGCCGATGCGCGTACCGCGATCGGTTCGACGGTCGTCGACCTGACGCCGGGGCCGGTCAAAGAGTGGGCGATTGCGACCCTGGGCGCTCTGGACAAACTCTTCCTGGCCGTCGTCGTGCTCGTGGTGATCGCCACGATCGCCGCAATTGCCGGGACCCTCGAGACGCAGCGCCGACCGCTGGGCAGCGCGGTGATCGCCGCGGCGGGCGTCCTCGGCTGCGTCGCGGTGCTGTCTCGGCAAGGTACGTCAGCACTGGACACGATCCCCACCGTCGCCGGCGCCGCCTGCGGCGTGGCGACCCTGCGCTTGCTCGCCCGTCGGTTCGGGCCCGGCCCGGAAAAACCGGACCAGCCCGATGCCGGCCGGCGCAGCTTGGTCGTATTCGGATTCCTCGGATTCGGAGTAGTCACTGGCGTGGTGGGTGCGGTCATCACGCGGTTGGTGCACTCGGTGGCCGCCGACCGCAACAGCTTCGCGCTCCCCCGACCGCGAACACCGGCGCCGCCCATACCTGCCGATGTGCAACCGAATGGCGTTGCGCTACCGAACTTTGTCACCGCGAGCGCCGACTTCTACCGGGTGGACACCGCGCTGAGCGTTCCCCAACTCAGCCACGGCGACTGGCGGCTGCACATCCACGGCATGGTGGACCGCGAAACCACTTACAGCTTCGCCGACCTCGCCCGCTTCGACGTCGTCGAGACGGTGACGACACTGACATGTGTGTCGAATCCCGTTGGAGGCAAACTGATTTCGACGGGCATCTGGACCGGATACCGGTTGGCCGATCTGCTGGCCGCGGCCGGTGTGCACGCCGACGCCGACATGGTGCTCTCAACCTCTATCGACGGGTTCACCGCCGGCACGCCGGTGGCGGCGCTTACCGATGGCCGCGCCGCGCTACTGGCGGTCGGCCTCAATGGTCAGCCGCTGCCGATCGAGCATGGCTACCCGGCGCGGCTGGTGGTACCTGGCCTCTACGGGTATGTGTCGGCCACCAAATGGGTCGTCGACATGGAGCTGACCCGCTTCGACAGAGCCAAGGCGTACTGGACGCGGCACGGCTGGGCGGCGCGGGCGCCCATCAAGACCGAGTCGCGGATCGACGTGCCGAAAAGTGGTCAGCGGGTGCCTCAGGGACCCGTGGTGTTCGGCGGTGTCGCGTGGGCCCAGATTCGTGGCGTGCGGGCCGTGGAGGTCCGCATCAACGACGGCGCATGGCAGCCCGCGCACCAAGGCGCGAGCTATTCCAACGCGACGTGGCGGTTGTGGAGCTTTCCCTGGCAGGCGAAAAACCCTGGGAAACACACCATCACCGTGCGCGCCACCGACAACACCGGAGCTGTCCAAACCGCGGATCAGGCCGATCCCGTGCCGGACGGCGCCACCGGGTGGCACACGGTGGCCTTCACCGTGGTCTAG